The following are from one region of the Cystobacter ferrugineus genome:
- a CDS encoding alginate lyase family protein yields MSTLSYYSTIARLAPAGLARGMVRRVHGVARQARYKKRERLDERGVLAAFGVDSAEALADRALVEGAGGAWCDVAQRASVLEALERMPGAAQRALARARAALRGEFDVFGTHVCFGEGQPVDWSLDVGSGYRYPVVPVERLKLARPGVDPKYPWELGRLDCLVALGQGYWVEREESARRAFARDFVARTLDFLQANPVGEGVHWTCAMEVALRGANLAQALWMFADAPEARRPEFLVPVLQALAEHSAWVETHLEDGGAVPNNHLVSNYVGLLVVGLLFPRLPDAPRQVALATAGLRAQVEAQVHPDGSSFEGSVPYHRLSAELFTLAFVVARSQGVELGEVYTRRLRGMFAASRAWCSERGLAPQIGDNDSGRVFPFRERDPREQGYLVPLGAALLGDASLAEGEYPDEAAWLLGQPGLALFQALPAAPPVGSTGFAAGGFHVLRGAGAVVTVSAGAQGQGGVGGHSHNDKLSFELHLDGRPVIVDPGTGTYTRDPSVRNAMRSTAAHNTPQVDGAEQARLEAHRLFALPEAARARVEVFQTGAGLDRLVARHDGYRLLSSPVGVERTLVLDKRERALGVSDSFVGVGLHEVVSRIHLPDREARVREPTAGELARALRVPQAPRTFEPLAVELGPEGSPVAVVLFERGVSPRLETSRYSPGYGLLAESRVVVFGARLSPPAWLRWVVVFG; encoded by the coding sequence ATGAGCACGCTGAGCTACTACTCGACGATCGCAAGGCTGGCTCCCGCTGGACTCGCCCGAGGCATGGTGCGCCGGGTCCACGGGGTGGCGCGGCAGGCGCGCTACAAGAAGCGCGAGCGGCTCGACGAGCGGGGCGTGCTGGCGGCCTTCGGCGTGGACTCGGCGGAGGCGCTGGCCGACCGGGCCCTGGTGGAGGGGGCGGGGGGCGCCTGGTGTGACGTGGCGCAGCGGGCCTCCGTGTTGGAGGCGCTCGAGCGCATGCCGGGGGCGGCACAGCGGGCGCTGGCGCGGGCCCGGGCCGCGCTCCGGGGCGAGTTCGACGTCTTTGGCACGCACGTGTGTTTTGGCGAGGGCCAGCCGGTGGACTGGTCCCTGGACGTGGGCAGCGGCTACCGCTACCCGGTGGTGCCGGTGGAGCGCTTGAAGCTGGCGCGGCCGGGCGTGGATCCGAAGTACCCGTGGGAGCTGGGGCGGCTGGATTGCCTCGTGGCGCTCGGCCAGGGCTACTGGGTGGAGCGCGAGGAGTCCGCGCGCCGTGCCTTCGCGCGCGACTTCGTGGCGCGCACGCTGGACTTCCTCCAGGCCAACCCGGTGGGTGAGGGCGTGCACTGGACGTGTGCCATGGAGGTGGCGCTGCGCGGGGCCAACCTGGCGCAGGCGCTGTGGATGTTCGCGGATGCGCCCGAGGCGCGCCGGCCGGAGTTCCTCGTGCCGGTGCTGCAAGCGCTCGCCGAGCACTCCGCCTGGGTGGAGACGCACCTGGAGGATGGGGGCGCGGTGCCCAACAACCACCTCGTCTCCAACTACGTGGGCCTGCTCGTGGTGGGGCTGCTCTTTCCCCGGTTGCCGGACGCGCCGAGGCAGGTGGCGCTCGCGACGGCGGGGCTGCGCGCCCAGGTGGAGGCGCAGGTGCACCCCGACGGCAGCTCCTTCGAGGGCTCCGTGCCCTACCACCGCCTGTCGGCGGAGCTCTTCACGCTGGCCTTCGTGGTGGCGCGCTCCCAGGGGGTGGAGCTGGGCGAGGTCTACACGCGGCGCCTGCGCGGCATGTTCGCCGCCTCGCGCGCCTGGTGCTCCGAGCGCGGCCTCGCGCCGCAGATCGGCGACAACGACTCGGGGCGCGTCTTTCCCTTCCGGGAGCGGGATCCCCGCGAGCAGGGCTACCTCGTGCCGCTGGGTGCCGCCCTCCTGGGTGACGCGTCCCTGGCCGAGGGCGAGTACCCGGACGAGGCGGCGTGGCTGCTCGGGCAGCCGGGGCTGGCCCTCTTCCAGGCCCTTCCGGCCGCTCCGCCCGTGGGCTCCACGGGGTTCGCCGCGGGCGGCTTCCACGTGCTGCGCGGCGCGGGCGCGGTGGTGACGGTGAGCGCCGGGGCCCAGGGGCAGGGCGGGGTGGGCGGGCACAGCCACAACGACAAGCTCTCCTTCGAGCTGCACCTGGATGGGCGCCCCGTCATCGTGGATCCCGGCACGGGCACGTATACGCGCGATCCCTCGGTGCGCAATGCCATGCGCTCCACGGCCGCGCACAACACGCCACAGGTGGATGGCGCGGAGCAGGCGCGGCTGGAAGCGCACCGGCTGTTCGCGCTGCCCGAGGCGGCGCGGGCGCGCGTCGAGGTGTTCCAGACGGGCGCTGGGTTGGATCGCCTCGTCGCGCGGCATGATGGCTACCGCCTCCTGTCCTCGCCCGTGGGCGTGGAGCGCACCCTCGTGCTCGACAAGCGCGAGCGTGCGCTGGGCGTCAGTGATTCTTTCGTGGGGGTGGGGCTTCACGAAGTGGTGAGCCGGATCCACCTTCCGGACCGCGAGGCAAGAGTGCGAGAGCCCACGGCCGGAGAGCTGGCGCGGGCGCTGCGAGTCCCCCAGGCCCCGCGGACTTTCGAACCGCTCGCGGTGGAGCTGGGGCCGGAAGGCTCTCCCGTGGCGGTGGTGCTCTTCGAGCGGGGTGTGAGCCCGCGGCTGGAGACGTCCCGGTACTCACCGGGCTACGGGCTCCTGGCGGAGTCGCGGGTGGTGGTGTTCGGAGCGCGGTTGTCGCCTCCGGCGTGGCTGCGGTGGGTGGTCGTTTTCGGGTGA
- a CDS encoding nucleotide sugar dehydrogenase, whose product MRVMVSPLLTRIRRREAKVGVVGMGYVGLPLGMAFAEAGFPVTGLDVDTRKVERIGRGESYIKHIKSEPLKELTQAGKLTATTDFAKAKELDCIIICVPTPLTASREPDMSYIIKTGEALAPHVREGQLFILESTTYPGTTDEVLKPLLEKGGLKAGVDFHLAFSPEREDPGNKNFNTKTIPKIVGGHTPACLEVAQALYASALKDTVPVSSTRVAELAKLLENIFRCVNIAMVNEMKMLCDRMNIDVWEVIQAASTKPFGFMPFTPGPGLGGHCIPIDPFYLTWKAREYEFHTKFIELAGEVNQQMPYYVVQRTMEALNKVKKTLNGSKVLCLGAAYKKDIDDMRESPSLRVITLLKGTGAEVDYHDPYVPRLEEGHGFNFSMTSVPLTPETLASYDAVLILTDHSNIDYAEVVKHSSVIVDTRNACKNVGPGREKVTKA is encoded by the coding sequence ATGCGCGTTATGGTGAGCCCGTTGCTGACTCGGATCCGTCGGCGTGAGGCGAAGGTGGGCGTGGTGGGAATGGGCTACGTGGGACTCCCGCTGGGCATGGCCTTCGCGGAGGCGGGGTTCCCGGTGACGGGGCTGGATGTGGACACCCGCAAGGTGGAGCGCATCGGCCGGGGTGAGAGCTACATCAAGCACATCAAGAGCGAGCCCCTCAAGGAGCTGACCCAGGCGGGCAAGCTCACGGCCACCACCGACTTCGCCAAGGCGAAGGAGCTCGACTGCATCATCATCTGCGTGCCCACGCCGCTCACCGCGTCGCGTGAGCCGGACATGAGCTACATCATCAAGACGGGCGAGGCGCTCGCGCCACACGTGCGTGAGGGCCAGCTCTTCATCCTCGAGTCCACCACGTACCCGGGCACCACGGACGAGGTGCTCAAGCCCCTGCTGGAGAAGGGCGGCCTCAAGGCGGGCGTGGACTTCCACCTGGCCTTCAGCCCCGAGCGCGAGGATCCGGGCAACAAGAACTTCAACACCAAGACGATTCCGAAGATCGTCGGTGGTCACACGCCCGCGTGCCTCGAGGTGGCCCAGGCGCTCTACGCGAGCGCCCTCAAGGACACGGTGCCCGTGTCGAGCACCCGCGTGGCGGAGCTGGCCAAGCTCTTGGAGAACATCTTCCGCTGCGTGAACATCGCCATGGTCAACGAGATGAAGATGCTCTGCGACCGCATGAACATCGACGTGTGGGAGGTCATCCAGGCCGCCAGCACCAAGCCCTTCGGCTTCATGCCCTTCACGCCGGGCCCGGGCCTGGGCGGGCACTGCATCCCCATCGATCCCTTCTACCTCACGTGGAAGGCGCGCGAGTACGAGTTCCACACCAAGTTCATCGAGCTGGCGGGCGAGGTGAACCAGCAGATGCCCTACTACGTGGTGCAGCGCACCATGGAGGCGCTCAACAAGGTCAAGAAGACGCTCAACGGCTCCAAGGTGCTCTGCCTCGGCGCGGCGTACAAGAAGGACATCGACGACATGCGCGAGAGCCCCAGCCTGCGCGTCATCACCCTGCTCAAGGGCACGGGCGCCGAGGTGGACTACCACGATCCGTACGTGCCCAGGCTGGAGGAGGGCCACGGCTTCAACTTCAGCATGACGTCCGTGCCGCTCACCCCGGAGACGCTCGCCAGTTATGACGCGGTGCTCATCCTCACCGACCACTCGAACATCGACTACGCCGAGGTGGTCAAGCACTCCAGCGTCATCGTCGACACGCGCAACGCCTGCAAGAACGTGGGTCCCGGGCGTGAGAAGGTGACCAAGGCCTAG
- the rpsD gene encoding 30S ribosomal protein S4, with protein sequence MARDTGPRGRVCRRLGVALSNITAKDPDKDPVLRRPYPPGQHGAVSKPSVSDYGRRLREKQKLKLFYGLLENQCRRAFLEARRSPGNTGTVLLQQLESRLDVVLLRAGLATSIRQARQFVRHGYIHVDGVRTNIPSFRLRSGHEVRFGPNHRELPVVRNSFERMKGRSVPAHLVVVEDGRGVRYTRVPEREEIPVEVNVPFIVEFYAQRA encoded by the coding sequence GTGGCACGAGATACGGGACCTCGCGGCAGGGTGTGCCGCCGGCTGGGAGTCGCGCTGTCGAACATCACCGCGAAGGATCCGGACAAGGATCCGGTGTTGCGTCGGCCGTATCCCCCCGGGCAGCACGGGGCGGTGTCCAAGCCCTCGGTGAGCGATTACGGGCGGCGGCTGCGCGAGAAGCAGAAGCTCAAGCTGTTCTACGGCCTGTTGGAGAATCAGTGCCGCCGGGCGTTCCTGGAGGCGCGCCGCTCGCCGGGCAACACGGGCACGGTGTTGCTGCAACAGCTCGAGAGTCGCCTGGACGTGGTGCTGCTGCGCGCGGGGTTGGCGACGAGCATCCGCCAGGCGCGGCAGTTCGTGCGCCACGGCTACATCCATGTGGACGGGGTGCGCACGAACATCCCCAGCTTCCGGCTGCGGTCGGGCCATGAGGTGCGCTTCGGCCCGAACCACCGGGAGCTGCCGGTCGTGCGCAACAGCTTCGAGCGGATGAAGGGCCGGAGCGTTCCGGCGCACCTCGTGGTGGTGGAGGACGGGCGGGGCGTGCGCTACACGCGCGTGCCCGAGCGCGAGGAGATCCCCGTGGAGGTCAACGTGCCCTTCATCGTCGAGTTCTACGCGCAACGCGCGTGA
- a CDS encoding foldase protein PrsA produces MKFSAGAVSLLLLASACRGSEPGQTATTKQEPVVARVGDGSITAREFSARLEEQPPFIRARYTTVERKKEFLENLVRVELLAQEARRQGLDKDPDVLATLEKLMVQRLVQKHAATLEKQPVSEEDVRTYYREHSSDFMSPERVRISHVFLAAAPQDARRAQVKQEAARLLTEQSRGQPGASGASFAELVRKRSDDAATKTQEGDLGLKAREELTTLWGPEFAQAAFSLETKDAVAQVETERGIHLIKLIHREPGNTQSFEVARPRIEARLQMERRSRAIDDLIANLKKSTPIEIDDKVLEQASAEGAAPAQQEANPARK; encoded by the coding sequence ATGAAGTTCTCCGCAGGGGCCGTGTCCCTGCTGCTGTTGGCTTCCGCCTGCCGGGGGTCCGAGCCTGGCCAGACCGCGACAACGAAGCAGGAACCGGTGGTCGCCCGGGTGGGCGACGGCTCCATCACGGCCCGGGAGTTCAGCGCTCGGCTCGAGGAGCAGCCCCCCTTCATTCGCGCGCGCTACACCACCGTCGAGCGCAAGAAGGAGTTCCTCGAGAACCTGGTCCGCGTCGAGTTGCTCGCGCAGGAGGCCCGCCGGCAGGGACTGGACAAGGATCCCGATGTCCTGGCCACGTTGGAGAAATTGATGGTCCAACGGCTCGTCCAGAAGCATGCGGCAACGCTCGAGAAGCAGCCCGTGAGCGAGGAGGACGTCCGCACGTACTACCGGGAGCACTCGTCGGACTTCATGAGTCCGGAGCGGGTGCGCATCAGCCACGTCTTCCTGGCCGCGGCCCCCCAGGACGCCAGGCGCGCGCAGGTGAAACAGGAGGCCGCACGGCTGCTCACCGAGCAGAGCCGCGGCCAGCCGGGGGCAAGCGGCGCCTCCTTCGCGGAGCTGGTCCGCAAGCGCTCCGACGACGCGGCCACGAAGACCCAGGAGGGCGACCTCGGATTGAAGGCGCGTGAGGAGCTGACCACGCTCTGGGGTCCCGAGTTCGCCCAGGCCGCCTTCTCGCTCGAGACGAAGGACGCAGTGGCGCAGGTGGAGACGGAGCGAGGCATCCACCTGATCAAGCTCATCCACCGCGAGCCCGGCAACACGCAATCGTTCGAGGTGGCCCGTCCGCGCATCGAGGCCCGCCTGCAGATGGAGCGGCGTTCCCGGGCGATCGATGATCTCATCGCCAACCTCAAGAAGAGCACGCCCATCGAGATCGACGACAAGGTGTTGGAACAGGCCAGCGCCGAAGGGGCCGCTCCGGCCCAACAGGAAGCCAACCCCGCGCGGAAATAG